The sequence below is a genomic window from Nicotiana tomentosiformis chromosome 6, ASM39032v3, whole genome shotgun sequence.
TTTTGAAAATTAGACCAGGAAGTGAAGATACAAAAGTgtgaaagaagacaaaattagGTTATAAGTCTTGAGGTAACTTCATTTTCTAATCTCTAAGTTGGTTTCAGTTGTTAAATGTAAGTTAAGCTGTTAAATTGCTAGAACAACTACATAAATTCATATTGCTTTTACCTTGATAAAAAATCCTTTATTGTGCATGAATATTATATCTATCCTCCaggtttaaatttatttatgaatGAAAACTAATGTGTTAGAATCTTGGTTTGACTTTTTAAACTGATTCCAAGAACTTAATTGGAGCATTTGTATGAAAAAGTACTTTTCATTCATAATAATTTGATCTAGAACCATATCCTTTTCTTGACTTATAAAAAGACGAATAAAAGTGAGTTCTTTAAGGTATACTATTCATAATTAATTGTAAAATAAGTGAGTTCTTTAAGGTATACTATTCAAGATTAATTGTAAACTAACTTGAaacaaataaattattataagtCTATTCATTTGTTTGTATGTATTTGTGTACTAGATGGAACGTGAACATCGTAGATGGATGTAcgataggaattatcctaatcgttgTGGATTAAAGGAAGAATTTGTTGAAGGTCTTGATTTATTGCTCATACAAAAACACTTCCTGAATTTCGTAACGAAGGAACAATTAGGTGTCCTTATGTGAAATACAAGTGTATAAAGTTATTGCAACCGAAAAATGTTAAAGTTCATCTTTATAGCAAGGGGTTTAGGAAAAATTATTATGTGTGGACTGTTCATGGAGAGAACTATTGTAGTGTTGGTGATGTTCATTTTCAAAATCTTGTTAGTAGTGAGAGAAGTACACAAATGGAGAATAATGTTGAAAATTTTCGATTACGTGAAATGGTATCAGATGCTTTTGGTTTTTACCCGGGGGGTTCAATCCCAACAAAATGTTGTTGAGCCTCCCAATGATGAGGCAAAGCGCTTCTATGAATCATTAGAGTCGGCTAGTCGTCCACTCTATGAAGGCTCAATGCATTCTGAGTTGTCTGTTGCCGTTAGATTATTAACTATTAAATCAGATTGGAACATTTCTCAGGCGGGCATGAATGCTATAATTGGGCTCATGAGTGAAGTTAGTCCGAGCATTAACTTACCCAATGATTACTATAATGCAAAGAAATTGGTTTCCAAGTTAGGACTTTCCTCAACaaaaattgattgttgtgaaaATGGTtgtatgttatattataaagatgatgcggCTCTAGAAGCGTGCAAATTTTATGGATTGTCTTGTTTTAAGGAAGTCACAAATGCCAAAGGTAGGAAAGTTGCAGTTAAGAAGATGCATTACTTACCAATTATACCTAGATTAAAGAGGATGCATGCATCAATGAGTTATGCTCcccatatgagatggcactatgaaaatagaaggTCGCCTGGTGTTTTGTGTCATCCATCGGATGgagaagcgtggaagcattttgataggaTATTTCCAGACTTTACTAATGAACCAAGAAACGTTAGGTTGGATTTGTGTGCAGACGGATTCACTCCATTTTCCGACTCTGctgcaccatattcatgttggcctgtctttgtTATGCCATATAATCTTCCACCTGAAATGTGTATGACAAGTCCATATTTGTTCCTAACTTATATAGTTCTGGGTCCAAGTAATCCAAAAGGTTCAATTGATGTATATTTACAGCCATTGATTGATGATCTAAAATTATTGTGGCATGaaggtgttgaaacatatgacatatcaactaagCAAAACTTTAGATTGCGTGCTGCTTTGATGTGAACTATTAATAATTTTTCTGCGTATGGAATATTGTCTAGGTGGTCGACTGCTGGAAAGTTAGTTTGCCCCTACTATATGGAAGATACAAAAGCATTCACTTTGAGACATGGAGGTAAAAATACATGGTTTGACTGTCACCGGCGGTTCTTGTCAATGGATCATGAGTTCAGAAAATATACTAGTACATTTATGAAGAATCAAACAGATTATGATGAGCCACCACCAACCTTGTTAGgtgagaaaatttgggagagggttaaAAATCTACCTAAGGTAACAGAGTCTCCATCGGCTAGAATACCTGGTTATGGTGTTGAGCATAATTGGACTAAAcaaagtatattttgggagtcACCTTATTGGAAGCATAATCTTCTTCGACATAATTtggatgtcatgcatattgagaagaattttttTGATAACCTATTTAATACTGTTATGGATGACAAGAACAAGACAAAAGATAACTTGAAGGCCATGATGGATTTACAAGAATACTACAGGTGAAGAGAATTAGAACTAAAAGAAGTAAATAACAGGATGGTGAAGCCTAAGGCTAGTTATACATACACTTTAGATGATAAACGAAAGATCTGTGACTGGGTTAGGAATTTGAAGATGCCCGATGGGAATGCGTCAAACTTATCCAGGTGTGTTGACATGAAAGAAGGAAAGTTGATGTATATGAAAAGCCACGATTGTCACATTTTTTTGGAATCATTACTTCCTATTGCATTTAGTTCATTGCCTGAGAGAAtatggaaacccatcacagagataagCTTATTTTTTAAGGGCTTGTGTTCTAACACATTAAGGGATGAAAACCTAATTTTCATGAAAAGTAATATTCCTTTAATCATAAATAAACTAGGGAAAATTTTCCATGTGGTTTCTTCAATGTAATGGAACATCTCCTAATTCACCTTGCACAAGAGACACGACTTAGAGGACTGGTTCAAtatagatggatgtatccctttgagaggtaatgaccattaattattttttatttatgtattttggtAAAAAGAATTCCTATCTAAAAGTGTGCTATGCAGGATTATTGGCAAATATAAACGGGCCGTGAAACAAAAGGCCAAGATTGAGGGATCAATATGTGAAGCGTATCTAGTTAGAGAAACCTCTCATTTTTGTTCGTATTATTTTGAGAATCGTGTTCCATGTTTGAGAAATAGGCCGAATCGGCATGATGAAGGCGATAATGATCTTTTGGCACCCCCAATATCCATATTCAATCAATTTGGTAGAGGTCCGAGAAGTCGTCAAAAAATAAGTTGGACTGATAAGGAAATAAAATCGGCTACAACACATGTATTACTGAATTGTCCCGAAGTTCAACAATTTTACAAGTAGATTTGGAATTATACTATTGACCTATGTGCATAATCTATACTTCTTTTAACTAATAAACATTGTAAAATGTCTGACAGTTACTTTGTAAGTCAGTTTGGCCATGCTGATGTTTATCCTAGGTTTTCAGAGTGGTTTAGAGATTACGTAAGTattaattaatatgtaacaaaatttttattatttacaCACTATATGATTTTCTAACTTCTCGATTTTCTTCAACTCTATATAGGttcataatccaaataatggtatATGTGATCCATTTTTGCgtgatatatcttggggacctacCCCACAAGTCAAAATCATGTCTATGTATTTTGTCAATGGATACAAGTTTCATACGGAAGAATGGTCTAAGAATAAGAAAACCATTAATAGCGGGATATGGGTAAAAGGTGGTGATGGTGACCAAGGTGgggatattgattattatggtgtgctCCAGGAGATTTTAGAAATAGAGTATGTTGATTGGCCAAAGAAAATGTTGGTACTTTttcgatgcaagtggtttgatcCCACACCAAATAGAGGTACAAAGGTACACCTACAATACAAAATAGTAGAAGTTAAGCACGCGAAGGAGTATGAAAGCTATGATCCATTTGTTATAGCATAAAATGTGaagcaagtgtattatgctccttatccgtCGACGTGTAAAAATAAGAATGAATAGTGGATAGTTATTAAAACTAAGCCAGTTGGAAGAGTGAAAGTCAAGGATACACTAGTTGTAGCGTACCAAAATGATATATCAAGTGTTCAATAAATTGTGGATAATGAATTAGAATATGAGCTGCATAGTGAAGGCATATACGAAGAAGTTGATCTGTTAGTTGAACAAAATTATGAAATTGGGACATCTAGACCTGCTTGCCCATCTATGCCTACACCTAGACATGCCATACTCCCATCATCTACTCCATTCATTCCATCCTATGGCATTCAATCGTCATCGTCTCCCATTATTCCTTCATCATCTTCCCCCGGCATACCCTCTTATTCTACCCCTAGCATGCACACATCTTCTAGTCGTCCTGCAAAGCACTCTTTCATGCCTTCATATGAATCTATACATGCTCAGGATCCTCCAAATATTGGAGTAGATAGTCCTCCGACGTCCCAATGCATTGATAGTGATTCAGTTACATAGCCTCCTATACATGCTTAGGATCCTCCAAATGTTGGAAGGTTAGATGATCTTGGGAGGTTGATTATCGTTCCTGATGTAGCTGGGtaagtattatttatttattttctaattAATTATAAATCTGATTTCTAACATGTTTAATTTAGTGCAGGTTTCATCCTTGTACTCAAGCTACAAAAACTATGGTTGAATCAATGTGTTCATTTTATCATGGACCTTGGAGGTTCTGGTCAGATGTTCCATGGAATATTAGGGACATGATGTTTGATAAATTTAGGgtaaaataaattatttcatttttcaACACATATTTAACCAATCtaacaaattaattatttgcagatgaagtGTGCTTGGCCAGTTGAACGTGAGGCAGAGGTACGAGGCGTCTTTTTTAAGAAATGTGCTGATAGGTTGACTGATATGCTTCAAGAAGCTCGAGACAAGAAAGAGATGCCAGGTTGAATTACTGAGGATATGTGGACTAAACTAACTGAATATTGGGCCTCTGCGGAATTTAAAAAAAAGTGAATTGGGAAAGGCAGCTCGTTTGTCCGACAAAGGTGGCTCCTTGCACATGGGAGGTTCAATAAGTATGGGGGCTCATCTAAGAAGATTGGTATGTATTTATTATACTAGTCTAGTCCTGTGTTTATACAATTAAGTTACTTATAAGGTAATTACTATAAGTAAATCTATGAAACAAACACTAATTGTTAGTTGGCCATCTAAAATAAAACAAGAACTTCATTACATGCATAACATATGAAATGGAAACACAATTTTTTTTAATGATAGCATGATAAGGATAAGAAAGAAGACAACCAAGAAACTGGTAATCGTGACGTCTTAAAACCTAATTCAACCTAGGTAAGGAAAAAAGAACTTTTATAAGTACTCTGTTAGCATCCCCTCACTTTGACATCCGCTGTCTACTGGGTGAACTCATACCAATACTTTCTTCCTTCTAATGGTTGTTAAATTGTTTTCCATAATCAATGTAGACAAAGCATGAAATCAAGTCAAACCCCAAGTTTTAAATAATCAgtaaaacaaagaaattgcatcttCAACTAATTGGTAAGTTGTTAAAATTTCAGTATAATTTTGAAGTTTCATAGACATAGATAGCATTTAATTTGAGAATAGTTAACTGGTCTTTTTGAAGTTTCATGGACATAAcactttaattttgcttttttcATGTGTTATTTAACAGAAAAAGTCTTTAAAAAGACCAGCTACTCAAGAGAGGTATTTGAGTATACACatatgaagaagctaaaggatgGAACAAAGACAACTTGGATCGAGCCACGGGCCGAGACAACCTATGTAAGATTTCAAGTTACTTtttaatatttttcattaattaaatttgttCATATAATAGTTGTAACTTTTTTGCAGAATACTTTCAAACAATCCTTGAAGGAGTTCATTCAAAGCCAACCAACTGATGACAAGGAAAGCCAATCCAACCATCCCAGGAGAATTATATGGACTTGTGGATTAAGGCGGCTGGTGGCGTATATAAGGAAAGAGTTTACGGCCTTGGATCAGAGCTTAGTTCTAGTCATCGGTCTTTTAGATCTGGTGGCTCTTCTTCCTCAAGGTCCTTGATTAATCAGGATGAGTTTGAGCTATTGAATAGAAGAATAGCAGAGATCACTGAGTTGTATGCACAGGAAAGGTCTGCGCGGGAGGAGGAGGCAAAGCGAAGGAAGGAAGAAGATAGGCGGAGAGAGGAAGAGGAGAGGCGGAGGAAGGAAGAAATGAGGCAAAAGGATGCTGCATTTACACGTGTTACTGGTGACGTTGAAAGCCTCAAGGCCCAGCTAAATTCCCTCTTAGCATCTGGTGCATTTCCTCTACCACATTCTCCATCGCGCTCTAACAAGACTAAGGAGTAGTTTCTTTTATTAATCTGATTTTGGGTGGGACTATGATGTTGGATATTATCTATCAATTGGATAAGATTAAATGCTGAATTTCTTATTTGAATGTTTAGTTGCATTATTGGTTTCTAGTATTTTCGGTTTTGGTTGGTTGTTAATTAATGAAATAGATCGGAAGATGCTGATTTTTGTGTGTGAATGTTTAATTGTATTTAGGTTGTTGGTGGTTATATTTTGTGTTGGGCAGGTGGTGCAGTATAAAAAGCAGCATTGTGCACAAAAATAATTTCCAGAATTCCCAATGAATCCGTGGGAAGGTTCATCACTTTAGTTACAGAACTTGCATATTTCCCACTGATATCGGTGGGAAAGTTCATGCTTTTTCAGAATTTACATTTATCCCACTGATATCGGTGGAAAAGTTCATACTTTTATTTTTAGAATTTACATATTTTACACGGATATCGGTGGAAAAGTTCATACTTTATTTTTCAGAACTTGCATATTTTTCACGGTTATCAGTGGGAAAGTTCATACTTTATTTCCAGATCCCCATGCATTTTTCCCCTAACTTCCCTGGCTAAtgtattaaaattaataaaaattactaATAATATTTCCACTGATTATTGGTGGtaaactttattattttttatattaaatcTTCTCTGGAAAAACCGTGGGAAATTTCCCACCTCTTCTCTGGGAAGATATTTCCGACCAAGCATTTTTCTGGTGATCCGTTTCAGTGGGAGTGCGGTGTGAAAATTTGATTTTCCCATCAGTTTCCCACTTACTTCGCCGTGGAAAAGCCATGTGTTTCTAGTAGTGGGCTTCGAAGAAGGAAGGTACCAGAAGCAGCAAAATtctagattttgcttaagtctaaTTTTTGTTCTGATTTCGAtttgaatcacactcggggtactcgggacctcgttcgaatataccaacaagtctcataacataatatggacttactcggtatctcatatcacgtcaaacaacgctgaaattacaattcacaccttgattcgaactttgagttttaaactttttaatttacaaatgtcgtgccgaaacatgttaaatgaattcgggatgacttcaaatttgacacacaagtcataaatgacataacagagctatttcaatatccaaaatcagattccggccccgatatcaaaaagtcaactccgtggtcaaacttgaaaatctttagcctttaaatttctagttttcgttaaatggtcataacttgagctagggatcttcaaat
It includes:
- the LOC108944053 gene encoding uncharacterized protein codes for the protein MLKFIFIARGLGKIIMCGLFMERTIVVLVMFIFKILLVVREVHKWRIMLKIFDYVKWYQMLLVFTRGVQSQQNVVEPPNDEAKRFYESLESASRPLYEGSMHSELSVAVRLLTIKSDWNISQAGMNAIIGLMSEVSPSINLPNDYYNAKKLVSKLGLSSTKIDCCENGCMLYYKDDAALEACKFYGLSCFKEVTNAKGRKVAVKKMHYLPIIPRLKRMHASMSYAPHMRWHYENRRSPGVLCHPSDGEAWKHFDRIFPDFTNEPRNVRLDLCADGFTPFSDSAAPYSCWPVFVMPYNLPPEMCMTSPYLFLTYIVLGPSNPKGSIDVYLQPLIDDLKLLWHEGVETYDISTKQNFRLRAALM